The following proteins are co-located in the Candidatus Accumulibacter cognatus genome:
- a CDS encoding transposase translates to MVAPAGNYTWVKRRRQEAALVPQAKARGAHRKRRERSPWPGLMIHQDGSRHEGVSGQKWDLIVTMDDATNEPYSMFFVEEEDTMSSLQGVREVIELLGLFSTFYSDRGSHYWPTPEAGGKVDQQNLTPFGQAMKHLGIEMIADCSPEARGRSERMFRTHQDRLPRELALVGITDRADANRDLTEVYRSAFNAEFMQPAMEEGSDFVDWIGGPLGDILCERFERTVGNDHCVRFEGMKLQIPADRHRCHHVKAKVAVLRRTDHTLAILHGPRKLADYDEAGKVMPPNLKVAAYIRRGRPGQSGQFICYKTGQFYLLPTLDWSGVRNAPCSGWAVEEGDPGASEDAV, encoded by the coding sequence ATGGTGGCGCCTGCAGGCAACTACACGTGGGTGAAGCGTCGGCGGCAGGAAGCGGCCCTGGTTCCCCAGGCCAAGGCCCGTGGGGCGCACCGGAAGCGCCGGGAGCGTTCGCCGTGGCCGGGGTTGATGATTCACCAGGATGGCAGCAGGCACGAAGGGGTCTCTGGGCAGAAATGGGATCTGATCGTGACCATGGACGACGCGACCAACGAACCCTATTCGATGTTCTTCGTGGAGGAAGAAGACACGATGAGCAGCCTGCAAGGTGTTCGTGAAGTGATTGAATTGCTGGGACTTTTCTCGACTTTCTACTCCGACCGGGGCAGCCACTACTGGCCTACGCCGGAAGCCGGGGGCAAGGTGGACCAGCAAAACCTGACACCATTCGGGCAGGCCATGAAGCACCTCGGAATCGAGATGATCGCCGATTGCTCGCCGGAAGCCCGCGGGCGCTCGGAGCGCATGTTTCGCACCCATCAGGACCGCCTGCCGCGAGAACTGGCGCTGGTCGGGATCACCGACAGGGCGGACGCCAATCGCGACTTGACCGAGGTCTATCGGTCGGCCTTCAACGCCGAGTTCATGCAGCCGGCGATGGAAGAAGGCAGCGACTTCGTCGACTGGATCGGTGGTCCGCTCGGCGACATCCTATGCGAGCGATTCGAGCGCACCGTCGGCAACGACCACTGCGTCAGATTCGAGGGGATGAAGTTGCAGATCCCTGCCGATCGTCATCGCTGCCACCATGTCAAGGCCAAGGTGGCGGTGCTGCGCCGTACTGACCACACACTGGCGATCCTGCATGGCCCACGCAAATTAGCCGACTATGACGAAGCCGGCAAAGTCATGCCTCCGAATTTGAAGGTGGCTGCGTATATCCGCCGCGGCCGCCCCGGTCAAAGCGGACAATTCATTTGCTACAAAACCGGACAGTTCTATTTGTTGCCAACACTAGATTGGTCAGGCGTACGGAATGCCCCCTGTTCAGGTTGGGCAGTGGAAGAAGGTGATCCAGGAGCAAGCGAAGACGCTGTTTGA
- the nhaD gene encoding sodium:proton antiporter NhaD: protein MLTSLVIVFVIAYAAIALEHPIKINKSASALLGAGLLWTIYALAGGDSHKVGEELGESVMATAQIVFFLMGAMTIVEVVDAHNGFEVITKRIRTTKLASLMWLVGFVTFFLSSVLDNLTTTIVMISLMRKLLTKHEDRLFFAGIIVIAANAGGAWSPIGDVTTTMLWIGGQITTLSIMKSVFIPATLSMVVPLAVTAYILRGRPVESPQIRASDHGLHTTDFERNLMFFMGIGILVAVPAFKTITHLPPFMGILFGLGILWLVGDLVHRKKEDESKQHLTLVHALSRIDMSSIVFFIGILLAVATLEHTHILTSLAQWLDQTVGRQDVIVLIIGIVSAVVDNVPLVAASMGMYSLEQYPTDHFIWKFLAYCAGTGGSILIIGSAAGVAAMGLEKIHFFWYVKKISWLALIGYFAGAGAYLLQ from the coding sequence ATGCTGACTTCGCTCGTCATCGTATTTGTCATTGCCTATGCCGCCATCGCACTGGAGCACCCGATCAAGATCAACAAATCAGCCTCTGCGCTGTTAGGCGCCGGGCTGCTCTGGACGATCTATGCGCTGGCTGGAGGCGATTCCCACAAGGTCGGGGAAGAACTGGGCGAATCCGTCATGGCAACAGCCCAGATCGTGTTCTTCCTGATGGGTGCCATGACCATTGTGGAGGTCGTCGATGCTCACAACGGCTTTGAAGTCATCACTAAGCGTATTCGTACAACCAAGCTGGCGTCGCTGATGTGGCTGGTCGGTTTTGTGACGTTCTTCCTCAGTTCGGTGCTGGACAACCTGACCACTACCATCGTCATGATTTCCCTCATGCGGAAGCTACTCACCAAGCATGAAGACCGTCTGTTCTTTGCAGGCATCATCGTCATTGCAGCCAATGCGGGTGGTGCATGGTCTCCGATTGGCGACGTGACCACCACCATGCTCTGGATCGGCGGCCAGATCACGACACTGTCCATCATGAAGTCGGTCTTCATCCCCGCCACGTTAAGCATGGTGGTTCCGCTGGCAGTGACGGCTTATATCCTGCGCGGAAGGCCCGTTGAGTCGCCGCAAATACGTGCGAGTGATCATGGCCTGCATACCACCGACTTTGAACGTAATCTGATGTTCTTCATGGGCATTGGCATTCTGGTAGCCGTTCCTGCATTCAAGACCATCACCCATCTGCCACCTTTCATGGGCATCCTGTTCGGTCTGGGCATCCTCTGGCTGGTCGGCGATCTGGTCCATCGCAAGAAAGAGGACGAAAGCAAGCAGCACCTGACGCTGGTACATGCTCTCAGCCGCATCGACATGAGCTCCATCGTGTTCTTCATCGGCATCCTGCTTGCCGTCGCCACCTTGGAACATACTCATATCCTGACTTCACTAGCGCAATGGCTGGATCAGACAGTGGGACGGCAGGATGTAATCGTCCTGATCATCGGTATCGTCAGCGCAGTGGTCGATAACGTCCCGCTAGTCGCAGCATCGATGGGAATGTATAGTCTAGAGCAATACCCGACTGACCACTTCATCTGGAAATTCCTTGCCTACTGCGCCGGGACAGGTGGTTCGATTCTCATCATTGGTTCGGCAGCGGGCGTTGCTGCCATGGGCTTGGAGAAAATTCACTTTTTCTGGTACGTGAAGAAGATCAGTTGGCTAGCCCTGATCGGTTATTTCGCTGGAGCGGGTGCCTACTTGCTCCAATGA
- a CDS encoding IS1182 family transposase, producing MSHFIVTDRKTDYLLPPSLDDWLNEDHLARFIVEVIDSLDLSKLTRQYAGRGSKAYHPATLLAILVYGYATGIFSSRRLEQATYDSVAFRYIAAGSHPDHDSLATFRRRFLEELSDLFVQVLEMAREMKLLKLGNVCLDGTKIQANASRHRALSHGHIEKLEAQLKAEVQELFALAEQADQAEVPDGVSLPEEIKRREDRLVAMAAAKAKIAARAEERYQREKAQYDEKMARRKAKEEETGRKWGGRVPKAPEPGVRDSDQINLTDEESRIMPVAGGGFEQAYNAQAAVDPATLLVVAVGVTQAPNDKEQVEPMLATLQAQADGLGSVHGMIADTGFYSEKNIKACEAAGIVPLIAVARDEHHPGWRERHSEPAALPEHATPVQAMSHRLKTRAGRALYALRKQTVEPVFGIIKSVMGFRQFSLRGWQKVTGEWTLVCLAWNLKRMAKLRPQ from the coding sequence ATGTCCCATTTCATCGTCACCGATCGCAAGACCGACTACCTGCTGCCGCCGTCACTCGACGATTGGTTGAACGAGGATCATTTGGCGCGATTCATTGTGGAGGTGATCGACTCGCTTGATTTGTCGAAGCTGACGCGGCAGTACGCTGGACGGGGATCGAAGGCGTACCATCCGGCGACGCTGCTGGCCATTCTGGTCTATGGCTACGCGACGGGTATTTTCTCCAGCCGCAGGCTGGAGCAGGCGACCTACGATTCGGTCGCCTTTCGCTACATTGCCGCCGGCAGCCATCCCGATCACGACAGCCTGGCGACGTTCCGCCGGCGTTTTCTGGAGGAACTGAGCGACTTGTTCGTGCAGGTTCTGGAGATGGCCCGGGAGATGAAGCTGCTCAAACTGGGCAATGTCTGTCTTGACGGCACGAAGATTCAGGCCAACGCCTCCCGCCACCGTGCGCTTTCGCACGGCCACATCGAAAAGCTGGAAGCGCAACTCAAGGCGGAGGTGCAGGAACTGTTCGCGCTGGCCGAACAGGCGGATCAGGCGGAGGTTCCGGACGGCGTCAGCCTGCCGGAAGAAATCAAGCGCCGCGAAGATCGGCTGGTGGCGATGGCGGCGGCCAAGGCGAAGATTGCGGCGCGGGCCGAGGAGCGCTATCAGCGAGAGAAGGCGCAGTACGACGAGAAGATGGCGCGGCGCAAGGCGAAAGAAGAAGAGACCGGCAGGAAGTGGGGGGGCAGAGTGCCCAAAGCCCCCGAGCCCGGCGTACGGGACAGTGACCAGATCAATCTGACCGACGAAGAATCGCGCATCATGCCGGTGGCCGGTGGCGGCTTCGAGCAGGCGTACAACGCCCAGGCGGCGGTTGATCCCGCGACCCTGCTGGTGGTGGCGGTCGGCGTGACGCAAGCCCCCAACGACAAGGAGCAGGTCGAGCCGATGCTGGCGACGCTCCAGGCGCAGGCCGATGGGCTGGGTTCCGTGCACGGGATGATCGCCGACACGGGCTTCTACAGCGAGAAGAACATCAAGGCGTGCGAGGCGGCCGGCATCGTCCCCTTGATCGCGGTGGCGCGCGACGAGCACCATCCTGGCTGGCGGGAGCGGCATAGCGAACCGGCCGCGCTACCGGAGCATGCGACACCCGTGCAGGCCATGTCGCATCGTTTGAAGACCAGAGCGGGGCGAGCGCTCTATGCGTTGCGCAAGCAGACCGTCGAGCCGGTCTTCGGCATCATCAAGTCGGTCATGGGCTTTCGCCAGTTTTCCTTGCGGGGTTGGCAGAAGGTCACCGGGGAATGGACGCTGGTCTGCCTGGCGTGGAATTTGAAGCGCATGGCCAAGTTGCGCCCGCAGTAG
- a CDS encoding NAD(P)-dependent glycerol-3-phosphate dehydrogenase codes for MQIAVLGAGAWGTALAISFAHRHSVSLWARDPEKAARMQAAGENSRYLPGHRFPVSLRATADFSAASQNAELMIIAAPLAGLRTALQYLRDAGVATPFLWVCKGLEKGTGLLPHQVVREVLGERLCGVLTGPSFADELARDLPTVVTIASTDANFALRCAEALRGPRLRIYASDDVIGAEVGGAVKNVMAIATGVCDGLGLGMNARAALMTRGLHEIARFGKALGGHADTFMGLSGMGDLFLTCTGDLSRNRRVGLLLATGKPLDQITRELGQVAEGVPAAHEVQRRAAALGVKMPITDWVCTLLDGSVTPIEGVAALMERDIGFEGK; via the coding sequence ATGCAAATCGCGGTTCTGGGTGCCGGTGCCTGGGGTACTGCCTTGGCGATCTCCTTCGCCCACCGTCATTCCGTCAGCTTGTGGGCACGTGATCCGGAAAAGGCTGCACGCATGCAGGCGGCCGGTGAAAACAGCCGCTACCTGCCGGGCCATCGCTTTCCTGTTTCGCTGCGGGCGACGGCTGATTTTTCGGCAGCCAGCCAGAATGCCGAGCTGATGATCATCGCTGCGCCTCTGGCTGGTTTGCGTACTGCGCTGCAGTATCTGCGCGATGCCGGGGTCGCAACGCCCTTCCTCTGGGTCTGCAAAGGTCTCGAAAAAGGGACTGGACTGCTGCCGCACCAGGTCGTTCGCGAAGTGCTCGGCGAACGCTTGTGCGGCGTACTCACGGGGCCGAGCTTTGCCGATGAACTGGCTCGCGATTTGCCGACGGTCGTGACGATCGCGTCGACCGACGCGAACTTCGCACTGCGCTGTGCCGAAGCCTTGCGTGGGCCGCGGCTGCGCATCTATGCGAGTGACGACGTGATCGGCGCCGAAGTGGGCGGTGCCGTCAAGAATGTCATGGCCATCGCCACCGGCGTTTGTGACGGTCTCGGGCTGGGGATGAATGCCCGCGCCGCGCTGATGACGCGGGGGTTGCACGAAATCGCCCGTTTTGGCAAGGCGCTGGGGGGACACGCCGATACCTTCATGGGTTTGTCCGGAATGGGCGACCTGTTTCTGACCTGCACCGGCGACCTCTCCCGCAACCGGCGCGTTGGCCTGTTGCTGGCCACCGGCAAGCCCCTCGATCAGATTACCCGCGAACTGGGCCAGGTTGCCGAAGGTGTGCCCGCCGCGCACGAGGTGCAGCGCCGCGCCGCTGCGCTCGGCGTCAAGATGCCGATTACCGACTGGGTCTGTACGCTGCTCGACGGCAGCGTGACGCCGATCGAAGGTGTCGCCGCGCTGATGGAACGGGACATCGGTTTCGAGGGCAAGTAG
- a CDS encoding tRNA (cytidine(34)-2'-O)-methyltransferase, translated as MFEVVLIHPEIPPNTGNVIRLCANTGARLHLVEPLGFALTEARLRRAGMDYAELASVQIHPDWTHCCAVLAALSPQGRRFALTTKGTRRPAMADFRAGDALVFGCETRGLPAEILAEFAVEQRLCLPMRPNNRSINLSNAVAVTVYEAWRQIGYAGAV; from the coding sequence ATGTTCGAGGTCGTCCTGATCCACCCGGAAATCCCGCCCAATACCGGTAACGTGATCCGCCTGTGTGCCAATACCGGTGCGCGCCTGCACCTCGTCGAGCCGCTCGGCTTCGCGCTGACCGAAGCTCGCCTGCGGCGCGCCGGCATGGACTACGCTGAATTGGCGAGCGTGCAGATTCATCCCGACTGGACCCACTGCTGCGCGGTACTGGCTGCACTTTCGCCGCAAGGACGGCGTTTTGCGCTGACCACCAAAGGAACCCGCCGTCCTGCCATGGCGGATTTTCGGGCCGGCGATGCGCTAGTCTTCGGTTGCGAAACGCGCGGACTTCCGGCAGAAATTCTCGCAGAGTTTGCCGTCGAGCAACGCCTGTGCCTGCCGATGCGGCCAAACAATCGCAGCATCAACCTCTCCAATGCTGTCGCCGTGACGGTGTATGAAGCCTGGCGGCAGATCGGCTACGCCGGCGCCGTATGA